A stretch of the Medicago truncatula cultivar Jemalong A17 chromosome 5, MtrunA17r5.0-ANR, whole genome shotgun sequence genome encodes the following:
- the LOC11426014 gene encoding nuclear transcription factor Y subunit B-3 produces MADSDNESGGAPNAGNSELSPREQDRFLPIANVSRIMKKALPANAKISKDAKETVQECVSEFISFITGEASDKCQREKRKTINGDDLLWAMTTLGFEEYVEPLKIYLQRFREIEGEKTVAARDKDGVAPSSSSSSVFDYGAPPPQVGLIMHHQHQGHVYGSGGFHQVPGGPVYPNAGSNAGRPR; encoded by the coding sequence ATGGCTGATTCAGACAATGAATCCGGAGGAGCACCGAACGCCGGCAACAGCGAGTTATCACCACGAGAACAAGACCGATTTTTACCAATAGCAAACGTGAGCAGAATAATGAAGAAGGCGTTACCAGCAAACGCGAAGATCTCGAAAGATGCTAAGGAAACGGTGCAGGAATGTGTATCGGAGTTCATCAGCTTCATCACCGGTGAAGCTTCCGATAAGTGTCAGAGAGAGAAACGAAAGACGATCAACGGCGACGATCTACTTTGGGCGATGACTACGTTAGGATTTGAAGAGTACGTTGAACCGTTGAAGATTTATCTTCAACGATTCAGAGAGATCGAAGGTGAGAAAACCGTTGCTGCACGTGATAAAGATGGTGTTGCTCCatcttcttcttcgtcttcaGTTTTTGATTATGGTGCTCCTCCTCCTCAAGTTGGATTGATCATGCATCATCAGCATCAGGGACACGTGTACGGTTCTGGTGGTTTTCATCAAGTGCCTGGTGGGCCTGTTTATCCTAATGCTGGATCTAATGCGGGTAGACCCAGGTAG
- the LOC11435504 gene encoding protein TIC 20-v, chloroplastic, which translates to MASSTFFSSVAISSLSHSRKPLQSTFLLSSPNPSSLFTLPKKFTKSNKLRTLIVSKSNNSDSADASDRLISALCYFYPFFDGIQYGKFVITQFYPIQAIVQPLIPAIRVFKSFPFNGFLVFLTLYFFVVRNPNFSKYVRFNTMQAIVLDVLLIFPDLLERGFNPRGGFGLDLLMSLDSTVFLFLLVCLIYGSSSCILGQLPRLPIVADAADRQVM; encoded by the coding sequence ATGGCAAGCTCCACCTTCTTCTCCTCTGTAGCTATATCATCTCTCAGTCACTCACGAAAACCACTTCAATCAACCTTTCTCCTTTCTTCACCAAACCCTTCTTCTCTTTTCACACTTCcaaagaaattcacaaaatccAACAAACTCAGAACCCTAATTGTATCCAAATCCAATAACAGTGATTCAGCTGATGCCAGTGACCGTTTAATTTCAGCTCTTTGTTACTTCTATCCCTTTTTTGATGGCATTCAATATGGAAAATTTGTAATCACTCAATTTTACCCAATTCAAGCCATTGTTCAACCATTGATTCCTGCAATTAGGGTTTTTAAAAGCTTTCCCTTTAATGGGTTTCTTGTGTTTTTGACACTTTACTTTTTTGTTGTCAGAAATCCTAATTTCAGTAAATATGTCAGGTTCAATACAATGCAAGCTATTGTTCTTGATGTGCTGTTGATTTTTCCTGATCTTTTGGAAAGAGGGTTTAATCCAAGAGGTGGGTTTGGATTGGATTTGTTGATGAGTTTGGATAGCACtgtgtttttgttcttgttggTGTGTTTGATTTATGGCTCTTCTTCTTGTATTTTGGGTCAGCTACCTAGATTGCCTATTGTTGCTGATGCTGCTGATAGGCAAGTTATGTGA